Proteins encoded together in one Bacteroides zoogleoformans window:
- a CDS encoding xylulokinase, protein MKTDAKTTIETGKAILGIEFGSTRIKAVLIDQENKPIAQGSHTWENQLTDGLWTYSVEAIWHGLQDCYADLRSNVKKLYATEIESLAAIGVSAMMHGYMAFNKKEEILVPFRTWRNTNTARAAADLSELFVYNIPLRWSISHLYQAILDNEEHVKEIDFLTTLAGFIHWQITGQKVLGIGDASGMLPIDSTTKNYSAEMVDKFNRLIEPKGYDWKLSDILPKVLLAGENAGFLTTEGAARLDVSGHLKAGIPVCPPEGDAGTGMVATNAVKQRTGNVSAGTSSFSMIVLEKELSKPYEMIDMVTTPDGSLVAMVHCNNCTSDLNAWINLFKEYQDLMGIPVDMNLIYEKLYNHALEGDADCGGLISYNYISGEPITGLAEGRPLFIRSANDKFSLANFMRAHLHAAVGVLKIGNDILFKEEKVEVDRITGHGGLFKTKGVGQRILAAAINSPISVMETAGEGGAWGIALLGSFLVNNEKKQSLADFLDEKVFVGDAGIEISPTAEDVAGFNTYIENYKFGLPIEEAAVTYKK, encoded by the coding sequence AAAGCTGTTCTAATCGACCAAGAAAACAAGCCCATTGCACAAGGAAGCCACACTTGGGAAAATCAGTTGACCGACGGACTTTGGACTTACAGCGTAGAAGCCATCTGGCATGGACTGCAAGATTGCTACGCCGACCTTCGCTCGAATGTAAAAAAATTATATGCCACAGAAATAGAGTCTCTGGCCGCCATAGGTGTCAGTGCCATGATGCACGGCTATATGGCATTTAATAAGAAAGAAGAGATTCTCGTTCCTTTCCGCACTTGGAGAAATACCAATACAGCCCGGGCGGCAGCGGATCTATCAGAACTATTCGTATATAATATTCCCTTGAGATGGAGCATTTCCCATTTATATCAGGCAATACTCGATAATGAGGAACATGTGAAGGAGATTGATTTTCTGACGACTCTTGCCGGTTTTATCCATTGGCAGATAACGGGACAAAAGGTACTGGGCATAGGCGATGCTTCCGGTATGCTCCCTATAGATTCCACCACCAAGAATTATTCGGCCGAGATGGTGGATAAATTCAATCGCCTGATTGAACCCAAAGGATATGACTGGAAATTATCGGACATTCTGCCTAAAGTATTGCTTGCCGGCGAAAATGCAGGCTTCCTCACAACAGAAGGAGCTGCGAGGTTGGATGTATCGGGACACCTGAAAGCAGGAATACCGGTTTGCCCTCCCGAAGGGGATGCAGGCACCGGCATGGTTGCTACCAATGCCGTGAAGCAACGTACCGGAAACGTATCGGCCGGAACATCTTCTTTCTCGATGATTGTTTTAGAGAAAGAATTATCAAAACCATACGAAATGATTGATATGGTTACTACTCCGGATGGAAGCCTTGTAGCCATGGTACACTGCAACAATTGCACCTCCGACCTCAATGCGTGGATCAACTTATTCAAAGAATATCAGGATTTGATGGGTATTCCCGTAGATATGAACCTCATATATGAAAAGCTCTATAACCATGCACTGGAAGGTGATGCAGACTGCGGAGGCCTCATATCCTATAATTATATCTCCGGCGAACCTATAACCGGGCTTGCAGAAGGAAGACCATTATTTATACGTTCGGCAAACGATAAGTTCAGTCTTGCCAACTTCATGAGAGCACATCTGCATGCTGCAGTCGGAGTACTCAAAATCGGCAATGACATCCTTTTCAAAGAAGAGAAAGTTGAGGTTGACAGAATCACGGGGCATGGAGGACTGTTCAAGACGAAAGGTGTAGGCCAAAGAATACTTGCAGCAGCCATCAATTCACCAATCTCTGTGATGGAGACGGCCGGTGAAGGAGGCGCTTGGGGCATTGCTTTGCTTGGTTCGTTCCTTGTCAACAATGAGAAGAAGCAATCTCTTGCCGACTTCTTGGATGAAAAAGTCTTCGTTGGCGACGCCGGCATTGAAATATCACCGACAGCCGAAGATGTGGCGGGCTTCAACACATACATCGAAAACTACAAGTTCGGATTACCTATCGAAGAAGCGGCTGTCACGTATAAGAAATAA